A part of Camelus ferus isolate YT-003-E chromosome 6, BCGSAC_Cfer_1.0, whole genome shotgun sequence genomic DNA contains:
- the TMED8 gene encoding protein TMED8 isoform X2 has translation MSDGRTAEGPGVWSPAARRGSARGVGDSPGVEGSQAAASENEDLEDTKVTSLAASASDLEPHSSPYRPQMVAPVREDVTEDQLKAAGAIEAQASVEQELLPADQAPVLSKMAKYHGPQRSGDIVMIQSEHTGAIDILSADLESADLLGDHRKVSPPLMAPPCIWTFAKMKEFKSKLGKEKNSRLVVKRGEVVTIRVPTHPEGKRVCWEFATDDYDIGFGVYFDWTPVTSTDITVQVSDSSEDEDDDEEEEEEIEDPVPAGDVERGSRSSLRGRYGEVMPVYRRDSHRDVQAGSHDYPVSICFSEGFHLR, from the exons ATGTCGGACGGGCGGACGGCTGAGGGGCCGGGCGTCTGGAGCCCCGCAGCCCGCCGAGGGTCGGCGCGCGGCGTCGGGGACAGCCCGGGAGTGGAGGGGAGCCAGGCGGCCGCTTCAG AGAATGAAGATCTAGAAGACACCAAGGTCACCTCTCTAGCAGCTTCTGCCTCTGATCTAGAACCACATTCCTCACCCTACAG GCCGCAGATGGTAGCTCCAGTGAGAGAGGATGTCACAGAAGATCAGCTGAAAGCAGCTGGTGCCATAGAGGCTCAGGCCTCAGTGGAACAGGAATTGCTGCCTGCGGACCAGGCCCCGGTCCTCAGCAAG ATGGCCAAGTACCATGGTCCACAAAGGTCTGGGGACATCGTTATGATCCAGTCTGAGCACACAGGAGCTATAGATATTCTTTCAGCTGATTTGGAATCTGCAGACCTTCTGGGGGACCACAGGAAAG tttccccacctctgATGGCTCCTCCGTGCATCTGGACCTTTGCCAAGATGAAGGAATTCAAAAGCAAGCTGGGCAAAGAGAAGAACAGCCGGCTGGTGGTGAAGCGGGGTGAGGTGGTGACCATCCGGGTACCTACCCACCCGGAGGGGAAGCGTGTCTGCTGGGAGTTTGCGACTGATGACTATGACATTGGCTTTGGAGTTTACTTTGACTGGACCCCTGTAACCAGCACTGACATAACTGTGCAGGTCAGCGATTCTAGCGAGGACGAGGATGacgatgaggaagaggaggaggagattgaag ACCCTGTCCCAGCTGGAGATGTGGAGAGAGGCTCCAGGAGCTCCCTGCGGGGCCGCTATGGGGAGGTCATGCCTGTGTACCGGCGGGACAGCCACCGAGACGTGCAGGCTGGCAGCCACGACTACCCTG TTTCCATCTGTTTCTCAGAAGGCTTCCATCTGCGCTGA
- the TMED8 gene encoding protein TMED8 isoform X1 encodes MSDGRTAEGPGVWSPAARRGSARGVGDSPGVEGSQAAASENEDLEDTKVTSLAASASDLEPHSSPYRPQMVAPVREDVTEDQLKAAGAIEAQASVEQELLPADQAPVLSKMAKYHGPQRSGDIVMIQSEHTGAIDILSADLESADLLGDHRKVSPPLMAPPCIWTFAKMKEFKSKLGKEKNSRLVVKRGEVVTIRVPTHPEGKRVCWEFATDDYDIGFGVYFDWTPVTSTDITVQVSDSSEDEDDDEEEEEEIEDPVPAGDVERGSRSSLRGRYGEVMPVYRRDSHRDVQAGSHDYPGEGIYLLKFDNSYSLLRNKTLYFHIYYTS; translated from the exons ATGTCGGACGGGCGGACGGCTGAGGGGCCGGGCGTCTGGAGCCCCGCAGCCCGCCGAGGGTCGGCGCGCGGCGTCGGGGACAGCCCGGGAGTGGAGGGGAGCCAGGCGGCCGCTTCAG AGAATGAAGATCTAGAAGACACCAAGGTCACCTCTCTAGCAGCTTCTGCCTCTGATCTAGAACCACATTCCTCACCCTACAG GCCGCAGATGGTAGCTCCAGTGAGAGAGGATGTCACAGAAGATCAGCTGAAAGCAGCTGGTGCCATAGAGGCTCAGGCCTCAGTGGAACAGGAATTGCTGCCTGCGGACCAGGCCCCGGTCCTCAGCAAG ATGGCCAAGTACCATGGTCCACAAAGGTCTGGGGACATCGTTATGATCCAGTCTGAGCACACAGGAGCTATAGATATTCTTTCAGCTGATTTGGAATCTGCAGACCTTCTGGGGGACCACAGGAAAG tttccccacctctgATGGCTCCTCCGTGCATCTGGACCTTTGCCAAGATGAAGGAATTCAAAAGCAAGCTGGGCAAAGAGAAGAACAGCCGGCTGGTGGTGAAGCGGGGTGAGGTGGTGACCATCCGGGTACCTACCCACCCGGAGGGGAAGCGTGTCTGCTGGGAGTTTGCGACTGATGACTATGACATTGGCTTTGGAGTTTACTTTGACTGGACCCCTGTAACCAGCACTGACATAACTGTGCAGGTCAGCGATTCTAGCGAGGACGAGGATGacgatgaggaagaggaggaggagattgaag ACCCTGTCCCAGCTGGAGATGTGGAGAGAGGCTCCAGGAGCTCCCTGCGGGGCCGCTATGGGGAGGTCATGCCTGTGTACCGGCGGGACAGCCACCGAGACGTGCAGGCTGGCAGCCACGACTACCCTGGTGAGGGCATCTACCTGCTCAAGTTTGACAACTCCTACTCCCTGCTTCGCAACAAGACTCTCTACTTCCACATCTACTACACTAGCTGA